The genomic interval TAGTACGACGTTTTTATTGAAGTAGTATAAAAATTATAGGTATATATTTATAAGGGATTATagttagaaaaaagaaaaaaacaatcacACTAAACGTCTATGTCTGATCCTGAtactaaaaacaaaaacaagcaCTCAACATTTAGAATAGGTATTCTAAACGACACCAAGAGCACCGCCGTCGCTTATCCTAAAACTAAGGACGTggttttcatatgaaaaaatcATTAGGAGAGTAGAGAAAAACGCAACAACGCTCAAGGCGGAAAGCGGCGCCCGCAGGCGTGTAGTTGCCGGCCCGTAGACGACGGGTCTATTGTCCTGTACACATATCCAACGACAGTTTGCCGGTGCCGGTGCGGTCGCCGTATCGCGTGGCTGCCTCTGGCTCTGGCACAGGCGCCCAACGCTAGCGCGGACATCGGCCGTTCAATTCAAGCCGCGAGGAGGCCCGTGAGCAGGTCTCGTGTGTTTCTCTCTCAAATTGGGCAAAATTTCTCAGAATCGCGTGGTCAACTGCTGATAGCCTGATAACCGACAGAGTGATTAATAGCACCCTGTACGTAACAGCAGTCCTCTCCTCTTGTAGTCTTGTAGAGTAGCAGTATAGAGTAACAGTACAGGAGAAATACTCCGATCCATATATAACTTCTAGCATGTTCACATTTCTTCAGATTTGTATTAGCTGTTGGGTAGCCATGCATGTTAGCTGCTAATCAAGAGTCAAGACACTGCTGAGttcaaataattaatatatttgacgaattcaagatgtgcatacatgtACAATTAATCcagaaaaaaaagtactaaCAAATTAATTTCCCGGCTTGAGATCATGTGTGCATCATAATGCAGAGACGAACAAATTCCTCTCCCTGCTAATAACTGAACTGCTGGTTGCTGGTGAATGTCATGCCGAAACTCCACCAGCTGGGCACGACGTTGTAGATGTAGAGCGTCTGGCCGCCGGTGGATGTGACGGCGAAGGAGAGCGCCTGGCCGACGAGCCCCGAGTTGCACTGCCAGTTGGCGCCCCAGTTCCGGTTCAGCGTGATCCACCCCGTGCTTCCCCCCTTCACCGACACCGACCTCACCGACCCGCTCCCCGCCACGTTCGACACCAGCACCAGCTCGAAGAAGTTGAACCCTCCCATCGTGAACCTGACCCCTCCCTGCCTCCAGCACTTCACCCTACACATCAATTAGGTATAGGTGTTTAAGATCGACGAAGATAAAAGTTAGTGCACACAAAATGAGAAAgttattagcgtatgattaattatttttttatgagtaaATTACATCCACGGTGTATCAACTTGACAGGTGGGTGTAATTCGGTGCAATAACTTTAGAAATGAGcgttctagtgcaacaacttggcagaTAAGTGCACTTTAGTATAAGAATTTTATAAGTGATTGTATAAAAGCAACAACTTGCaaggtaggtacgattttgatGTAATAACTCAAAAGGTTAtgcgacaacttaattatttggagaattttttatataaattcaatttttaagtacttattttgataatatattagCACGAATTTGTATaattatattcatatttttatcctaataactaataactgaaagtcaattaaattggatgaagaaattattatatttcggttgatatttaagagggtgaagaaaacaaaaaaaaatcttaaaggtaattggatgtaaacGGTACTTGGAcaatataattcttaaagattaaattcaatattataaggtaatatcactatgtaatggcatattgacatcgtgaaaaaaactcacctagcatatgcttagccaagttgatgcaccaaaatactaaattgtcaagttcttatactagaacgcacccacttgtcaagttgttgcactcgaaCGTTCAATTCTTAAGTTGTTGCACTATATCGCACACACCGGCCAAATTGTTGTACCgtgggtgtaatttactctttttttattattacaaactttagaaatagatttatttgatattttaaagcaatcgTTCATCCGTTTGAAATTAACATGTTAGAATGTACTTAAGAGTAGTAATTATGGATTACTACTAGTTAATTTCCACATCTAAAAGTGGCATGTAGTTTAATATCTCGTTGTAAGTACTTACTGTTGGTAGAGGACGGGGATGATGCCAGCCTTGTAGATACCGATCTGGAGCCAGGCGGGCTCGGCCATGTCGAAATGAGGGCGGGGCGGGTTGCACCAGCCGCCGCTGTTGCTGGGGAGAGCCCAGTTGGGCGGGCACAGGTTGGTCGCCGTGATGGTCACCGCGGCGCCCGCCCTACACCACtgtggcgtcgcggcggcgtcgcacATGATCAGGTAGCACTGCCCGCACGACCACCCGTCGTTGAACAGCACCGAGCTCAGCGCCGCCGTGTTCGTCCCGTACCCCGCCGTGTACAGGTTCCCGTACCCGCACGCGCCACCTGAACACACAGAGTCGCACAGCAGCATGTCTCCGTGAGAAACACTGACAACGCAATGACAGATTCGTAGCACTCCGTAGTTGATAGAGCACCAAAGGTTTTCTCACGTACCCATCGTGCCggaggcgtcggcgccgccgtagaACGTGGCCGTCCCTTTGTTCCAGCCATGCGCCGGCGCGAAGCCGGCTGCTGCTAGCACGGTGATCACCAACGACGTGGCGAATAAGATCGTGTACTCCATCTCCGTTGAGACGATAGAGCAGAGAACGAACACTGATCGGATCAGGTTACCGTAAGTTGGAGAGGTGAACGAAGTAAAGAGgttctgaattttctgatgGTTTTGCAGTGAACGTGGAGGGGGTTATATAAGAGCAGGGAATGAGAATTATGGTCAGATCAGAGCAGGGAATTGCAGAGAACATGCCAGCGATATCTCAGTGAGCAGTGCAAGCTAGGCTCACATGCATGCAAGGAAAATGTAAGCCGAACCCTGGAGATGGAATTGCGCGTTCAATCAGGTGATTGATACGCTGTAAGCCTGCAAGCTGGGCATCATCATCAGCACGGCTTAGCGTTTTCTCCTGATAATCATGACCTGgaaaataatatatttcatgCATGTACCTTGCATGTTCAGTAATCCGTACTTGCCGGCATAAAATGGATCTACTTAGATATTAGTCTGATAATCTATGGACAAAAATATAATTTGGAATGAACCGTGCATGCATGCCATGGCTTATCAGCATCTATGTGGAATTTGCAAATTCTTGGTAGGAAAGAAACTCTGAGCCACATGAGGCCATGAGGGGGCCAGCACTGTCAGCACATGGAAGATAGCTAGGAGGTGGATAAACAACTGATCAGATTGATTATTAACTCAGCGCCTACGTAGATGTCTAATCATTTGGAAAAAGCTGACTAAAAGAGTCAGCAGATTTAATTAGCCACCGGTACCGCGCGCGGTACGGCGTTGAAATTGAAAAATGCTGTCAAGTTGTGCACTATAATACTGACTTCTATTTGCTCTCCCTTTGAATTAAACCATCAGGCGTACgaaaaatgtttttctttctttgggcAAAGACGCATCATATGCTACGATAGATGCCTCTGCAGGAACTAGTTGCAAACTTGCATACGGGGTACTTGTGTGTAGTTGTGTTGGCATGCATGAGCTTGTCTGTGTTCGTAGGATTCATCATTCATATCCAGTAAACTAGCTGGTggttgcgcggctagcacctatacaaaattatatatttttatatgataagGTTTAAAAGATCAAACCCTATCATtcccgtgtttctaattttataattttacacCAATTGCTACCCGTTATTTCTgtcatatctttttttatttgcttgcttgatctatcactgtttctatttattctctttggaactttttaaaattggatctaatagtttttagagtttattgtctcgttgggtttcgtttaTATAATTTGTAGAattcccgtcaaacgctgccattatactcctctgcGGCCCGTCCACTGCCTattctctttattatcattggtatttaaaaaaaacaaacataattaTAGTTTAGGTACATTTTTTTAGTCTCTAGAAGTTCCGTCAAAACATCAGCgactttgtcactgtactccAATACGGCTCGCCTGGTGCCtcttttattatcattgagattttaaaatcaaacataatcatcattggagtttatttttttaatttttagaagcccgaaccttttaaaattggaccttatagtttttataatttattgtctcgttggattttatcttttataatttttagaaatcccgtcaaacgctgtcactatactcctctacgacctgTCTATCATCTattctttattgttattgggattctaaaaatcgaacataactatcattggaaTTCATTTATTTACTTTCTAGGTAGCTTTGCCAATGTACTCCCATACAACCCGTCCGCTACCTCTTATTTTTATTGTcatgagattttaaaaatcaaatatgattatcattgaggcttattttttttattttctagaagttccgccaaCTGCCTTGACCGGTTGCTTCACGACCTGCCCGCCATCATtcaatttggtgttttattaatagtttttagatgtcccattaaccgccaccactctactcctttataagtctattacttaattaatctcgtcatgtgttttagatggttttctcttccaatagtctttattttttttataatgtattgtgttcttttaattttttattttcaattttactcGTTTTAAACTTGTATTCGTACTtaaactctctttttaatttgtccaattttggattttattttatttttcattccaaatcttaattaatcttgtattgggttcttatatgtactcttatttcaatattgcttatatttaattctgaattttagctaattttaaatcgtattcctagttgaactcttctttttcttttctttttctaatttcgattttttattttatttttttgaattttaattaatctcgtattgggtttttatatggactcttctttcaatattgcttaattttatttccgaatttcagttatttttaaattatatttctactcgagctcctcttttttctttttctaatttcaaaatttattttatttttattctgaattttaattaatcatgaattgggttcctatatggactcctctttcaatattgcatatttttaatctcgaatttcagctatttttttattgtatttctatttggactcttcttttctttttctccgattaatgtgggaatttctagtctccacggcgaacgtggtgcctcctttcaaaactgtttttattttttttattttcaattttagtcattTTAAACTTGTATTcatacttgaactctctttttaatttgtccaattttggattttattttatttttcattctaaatcttaattaatcttgtattgggttcttatatgtactcttatt from Oryza glaberrima chromosome 3, OglaRS2, whole genome shotgun sequence carries:
- the LOC127769081 gene encoding expansin-A25; the encoded protein is MEYTILFATSLVITVLAAAGFAPAHGWNKGTATFYGGADASGTMGGACGYGNLYTAGYGTNTAALSSVLFNDGWSCGQCYLIMCDAAATPQWCRAGAAVTITATNLCPPNWALPSNSGGWCNPPRPHFDMAEPAWLQIGIYKAGIIPVLYQQVKCWRQGGVRFTMGGFNFFELVLVSNVAGSGSVRSVSVKGGSTGWITLNRNWGANWQCNSGLVGQALSFAVTSTGGQTLYIYNVVPSWWSFGMTFTSNQQFSY